A window of Selenomonas ruminantium subsp. lactilytica TAM6421 contains these coding sequences:
- a CDS encoding TIGR03960 family B12-binding radical SAM protein, giving the protein MAWELKQELKEQLAAEEGYYRYPLGTRLPVALAYPNSYFVGMSNLGLHIIYDLLNKRSDTACERVFLPERKSIERYENTRTPLMSVENQLPLQQFAMIAFVLSFEMDYFHVIKMLELGKVRVRAAERGDMDPLVIAGGPCATFNPEPLSAVIDAFIIGEGEVIMPALMDVFYQARSEGVSRQEMLQRLAKVPGVYVPSLYEHSYGEDGGLLDIKPLAGAPARVSRQWVQDLDAYPAHTVVRTENTEFNFYLIETARGCGRHCRFCMAGYCFRRPRNRSLGVVTREVREALQYKKRIGLMGAAISDYPEINELCKDILGEGLSMSVASFRADSVTQELVDSLAESGLKTLTMAPEAGSSRMRAIINKGIEEEHLFNAMDMGLQAGIRHFRLYIMIGLPFEQDEDVEAIVDLAGRLKDYMEEHGSKGTLTLSVNPFIPKPFTPFQWLPMADKKYVEKAAKTLTQGLRKRKNIIVGVESPKEAFIQGVLARGDRQVGEALLLACENGGSKSFKRAMKDCGLSMDDYLYRQREADELFPWEALDMGFSREYIYQEMKKAEELKPTIQCFDGCHRCGVCG; this is encoded by the coding sequence TTGGCTTGGGAGCTGAAACAGGAGTTAAAGGAACAATTGGCAGCGGAGGAAGGTTATTACCGTTATCCCTTGGGCACGCGTCTGCCCGTGGCACTGGCCTATCCCAATTCCTATTTTGTCGGCATGTCCAATCTGGGGCTGCATATCATTTACGATCTCTTGAACAAGCGCAGCGATACGGCCTGTGAGCGGGTGTTCCTGCCCGAGCGCAAGAGCATCGAGCGCTATGAGAATACCCGTACGCCGCTGATGAGCGTGGAAAATCAGCTGCCTTTGCAGCAGTTTGCCATGATTGCCTTTGTGCTCTCCTTTGAAATGGATTACTTTCATGTCATCAAGATGCTGGAGCTGGGCAAGGTCAGGGTGCGGGCAGCGGAGCGGGGAGATATGGACCCGCTGGTCATTGCAGGCGGCCCCTGTGCCACCTTTAACCCGGAGCCGCTGTCGGCCGTGATTGACGCTTTTATTATCGGTGAGGGCGAAGTCATTATGCCGGCATTGATGGATGTGTTCTATCAGGCCAGGAGCGAGGGCGTTTCCCGTCAGGAAATGCTGCAGCGGCTGGCAAAGGTGCCTGGTGTCTATGTGCCTTCCCTTTATGAGCACAGCTATGGGGAAGATGGCGGCTTATTGGACATCAAACCGCTGGCTGGAGCGCCGGCCCGGGTTTCCCGTCAGTGGGTGCAGGATCTCGATGCGTACCCGGCCCATACCGTGGTGCGCACGGAAAATACGGAATTCAATTTCTACCTGATTGAGACTGCCCGGGGCTGTGGCCGCCATTGCCGTTTCTGCATGGCCGGTTATTGCTTCCGCCGTCCCCGCAACCGTTCCCTGGGCGTGGTGACGCGGGAGGTAAGAGAGGCCCTGCAGTATAAGAAGCGTATTGGCCTGATGGGGGCGGCGATTTCCGATTATCCGGAAATCAACGAGCTCTGCAAGGATATTCTGGGTGAGGGTTTGTCCATGTCCGTGGCCTCCTTCCGGGCGGACTCCGTGACGCAGGAACTGGTGGATTCTCTGGCTGAAAGCGGCCTCAAGACCTTGACCATGGCCCCGGAAGCGGGCAGCAGCCGCATGCGGGCCATCATCAACAAGGGCATTGAGGAAGAGCATCTGTTCAATGCCATGGATATGGGCCTGCAGGCCGGCATCCGTCATTTCCGCCTCTATATCATGATTGGCCTGCCCTTCGAACAGGATGAAGATGTGGAAGCCATCGTGGATCTGGCCGGACGTCTCAAGGACTATATGGAGGAGCATGGCAGCAAGGGAACCTTGACGCTCAGTGTCAATCCTTTCATTCCCAAGCCCTTCACCCCCTTCCAATGGCTGCCCATGGCGGATAAGAAATATGTGGAAAAAGCTGCGAAAACCTTGACACAGGGCCTGCGTAAGCGCAAAAATATTATTGTGGGCGTGGAATCGCCCAAAGAAGCTTTCATTCAGGGCGTGCTGGCCCGGGGGGACCGGCAGGTGGGCGAGGCTCTGCTGCTGGCCTGTGAGAACGGCGGCAGCAAGTCCTTCAAGCGGGCCATGAAGGACTGCGGCCTGTCCATGGACGATTATCTTTACCGGCAGCGGGAAGCCGACGAGCTTTTCCCCTGGGAGGCTCTCGATATGGGCTTCAGCCGGGAATACATCTATCAGGAAATGAAGAAAGCAGAAGAATTGAAACCAACCATCCAGTGCTTTGACGGCTGTCATCGCTGTGGTGTATGTGGATAA
- the pgeF gene encoding peptidoglycan editing factor PgeF gives MSFAIEHLGNNLWRGKFTSFAENICQHAFSARLGGESVKPYKGLNMALHVGDEADIVWENRQRFFQALELKAEKLVTPQQVHGANIQVVTAADAGRGARAYDDAIADTDALITNEPGLPLMLCFADCVPVIFLDPEKKVVGIAHAGWKGTVAKIARETVWRMQEEFGSDPADILAGIGPSIGPCCFAVGEDVAEKFREAFPKNADTIISARQGQLYVNLWEANRLQLLETGIPKENIEMADTCTDCQHQWFYSYRAEGGQTGRMAAIIALNQY, from the coding sequence ATGAGTTTTGCAATTGAACATCTGGGCAATAATCTGTGGCGGGGGAAGTTCACTTCTTTCGCGGAAAATATCTGCCAGCACGCTTTTTCAGCACGATTGGGCGGTGAGAGTGTCAAACCTTACAAGGGGCTCAATATGGCCCTGCATGTGGGAGACGAAGCCGATATCGTCTGGGAGAACCGCCAGCGATTCTTCCAGGCACTGGAGCTGAAGGCTGAGAAACTGGTGACGCCGCAGCAGGTGCATGGGGCGAACATACAGGTGGTGACTGCCGCTGATGCCGGCCGCGGGGCAAGGGCTTATGATGATGCCATTGCAGATACCGATGCCCTGATCACCAACGAGCCGGGGCTGCCGCTGATGCTCTGTTTTGCCGACTGCGTGCCGGTCATCTTCCTCGATCCGGAGAAAAAGGTTGTGGGCATTGCCCATGCAGGCTGGAAGGGGACTGTAGCGAAAATTGCGCGGGAAACGGTCTGGCGCATGCAGGAGGAGTTCGGTTCCGATCCGGCAGATATCCTGGCGGGAATCGGCCCTTCCATCGGCCCCTGCTGTTTTGCCGTAGGTGAGGATGTGGCAGAGAAATTCCGTGAGGCATTTCCCAAGAACGCCGATACCATAATTTCTGCGCGGCAAGGGCAGCTTTATGTCAACCTTTGGGAAGCCAACCGCCTGCAGCTGCTGGAGACGGGGATTCCCAAGGAGAATATCGAAATGGCCGACACCTGTACCGACTGCCAGCACCAGTGGTTCTATTCCTATCGGGCCGAAGGTGGGCAGACCGGGCGCATGGCCGCCATAATCGCACTGAATCAGTACTAA
- a CDS encoding YggS family pyridoxal phosphate-dependent enzyme, with product MGQEIAERYQNVAAKIEAARQRRTTVPKDAAVTLVAVTKNHDTAAMREAIDAGATDVGENRVQEAKTKFAEIGNCVTWHLIGHLQTNKVRQAVKFSDLIHSVDSLHLAEAINSEAARIDKVQDILVQVNLAKEESKSGIYKEDLLADLQAINALPNLRLRGLMCMAPNYEDVELCRPLFREMYKIFQDVQELDLPTSNIDTLSMGMTHDYEIAVEEGANMVRVGTAIFGPRQY from the coding sequence TTGGGGCAGGAAATAGCAGAGCGTTATCAAAATGTTGCAGCAAAGATTGAAGCAGCCAGACAGCGGCGCACTACCGTGCCAAAGGATGCAGCGGTCACCTTGGTGGCGGTGACGAAGAATCACGATACTGCCGCCATGCGGGAGGCCATTGATGCCGGTGCCACGGATGTGGGCGAGAACCGCGTGCAGGAAGCCAAGACGAAATTTGCCGAGATTGGCAACTGCGTGACCTGGCATCTGATTGGTCATCTGCAGACCAACAAGGTGCGGCAGGCAGTGAAGTTTTCTGACCTGATCCACTCGGTGGACAGCCTGCATCTGGCGGAAGCCATCAACAGCGAGGCTGCCAGGATCGATAAAGTCCAGGATATCCTGGTGCAGGTGAATCTGGCCAAAGAGGAAAGCAAGTCCGGCATCTATAAGGAGGATCTGCTGGCTGATCTGCAGGCCATAAACGCCCTGCCGAATCTGCGCCTGCGGGGGCTGATGTGCATGGCACCGAACTACGAGGATGTGGAACTATGCCGCCCGCTTTTCCGGGAAATGTATAAAATTTTTCAGGACGTACAGGAATTAGACCTGCCAACGTCGAATATTGATACGTTATCGATGGGTATGACTCACGATTACGAAATAGCCGTGGAAGAAGGCGCCAATATGGTGCGGGTAGGCACAGCCATCTTTGGGCCGCGCCAATATTAA
- a CDS encoding cell division protein SepF, producing the protein MSIIDKVCGKMGLMDPADERLDSIEERLKEDRDYEPEEEEESFDMSHERNESARNVVDFQSAASARENNTVTNMKMKVIVIEPKTFDDAQQVANNLREKKPVVINFEKTEADDAKRIIDFISGTTYALNGEIKKVGHNVFLCAPSNVNVSYTEEEKKVSAEMPWLKK; encoded by the coding sequence ATGAGTATAATCGATAAAGTCTGTGGAAAGATGGGACTGATGGACCCGGCGGATGAAAGGTTGGATTCCATCGAGGAAAGATTGAAAGAAGACCGGGATTACGAACCGGAAGAAGAGGAAGAGAGTTTTGACATGAGCCATGAACGCAATGAGAGCGCCCGGAATGTGGTAGATTTCCAGTCAGCAGCTTCGGCCCGGGAGAATAATACAGTAACCAATATGAAGATGAAGGTCATCGTCATCGAACCCAAGACCTTTGACGATGCCCAGCAGGTGGCCAATAACCTGCGGGAGAAGAAGCCCGTGGTCATCAACTTCGAAAAGACCGAAGCAGATGATGCCAAGCGCATCATCGACTTTATCAGTGGCACTACCTATGCCCTGAACGGCGAGATCAAGAAGGTGGGGCATAATGTCTTCCTGTGTGCACCCAGCAATGTCAACGTGAGCTACACGGAAGAAGAGAAGAAGGTTTCGGCAGAGATGCCCTGGCTGAAAAAATAA
- a CDS encoding RNA-binding protein, with amino-acid sequence MASEQKEKLIRFYKGTEGEEIVIKLVDLAENILRTQKFRISGFLDPFGQEIAETVAANYGNIRVDFAGGYQGAERARAIFIHEDFAGTPTSFGIDCIEAKWNGQFARLSHRDVLGALMGQGIERDTIGDLLVTNDSVKIICEEKMADFLLANLDKIGAVGVECQRADLSSIAPKEERCKEIRATVASLRVDSIAAAGFGSSRSKAASDIAADKLKINWQPAKSASQNVKEGDILSMRGRGRLEVAEVRGTTKKGRTVVVLKRYL; translated from the coding sequence ATGGCAAGTGAACAAAAAGAAAAACTGATTCGGTTCTATAAAGGCACCGAAGGCGAAGAAATCGTCATCAAATTGGTAGATCTGGCTGAAAATATCCTGCGCACCCAGAAGTTCCGCATTTCTGGCTTCCTCGATCCCTTTGGTCAGGAAATCGCCGAAACCGTGGCGGCCAACTATGGTAATATCCGCGTGGATTTTGCGGGCGGTTATCAGGGGGCAGAACGGGCCAGAGCCATCTTCATCCATGAGGACTTTGCCGGTACCCCCACCAGCTTTGGCATTGATTGCATCGAAGCCAAGTGGAACGGCCAGTTCGCCCGGCTCAGCCATCGTGATGTGCTCGGCGCCCTCATGGGGCAGGGCATTGAACGGGACACCATCGGTGACCTGTTGGTGACCAATGATTCCGTGAAGATCATCTGCGAGGAGAAGATGGCAGATTTCCTGCTGGCGAACCTCGATAAGATCGGCGCTGTGGGCGTGGAATGCCAGCGTGCGGATCTCAGTTCCATCGCGCCAAAAGAGGAGCGTTGCAAGGAGATCCGTGCTACGGTGGCATCCCTGCGCGTGGACTCCATCGCCGCCGCCGGCTTCGGTTCCTCCCGCAGTAAAGCGGCTTCTGATATCGCCGCTGACAAGCTCAAGATCAACTGGCAGCCCGCCAAGAGTGCTTCCCAGAATGTCAAGGAAGGCGACATCCTCTCCATGCGCGGCAGAGGCCGGCTGGAAGTGGCTGAGGTCAGAGGTACGACGAAAAAAGGCCGTACGGTTGTGGTTTTGAAACGATATTTATAA
- a CDS encoding DivIVA domain-containing protein, which yields MLTPMDIHNKDFKRSFRGYNEDEIDDFLDQVVNDYEKLFRENDRLKEELSRAKKDNEQYQQLEQNLKDTLLVAQKTAEEVTSNARKNAEESRENTAKECANKVQEAEMKADKIIEDAKKKAQVIVEEYDRLVREKNNFLRKIKVTLESELAVIDDTMSQLPDPEKEEREKKTMGTQAEALQKALNDHQAVPYEAQELTKKEDDVNKQEG from the coding sequence TTGCTTACACCAATGGACATACACAACAAGGATTTTAAGCGGAGTTTCCGTGGTTACAATGAGGATGAAATCGATGATTTCCTGGATCAGGTGGTCAATGACTACGAAAAGCTCTTCCGGGAAAATGACCGCTTGAAAGAGGAATTATCCCGGGCTAAGAAGGACAATGAACAGTATCAGCAGCTGGAGCAGAATCTGAAGGATACGCTTCTCGTGGCTCAGAAGACGGCGGAGGAAGTAACCAGCAATGCCCGCAAGAATGCGGAGGAATCCCGGGAAAACACGGCCAAGGAATGTGCCAACAAGGTGCAGGAAGCTGAGATGAAGGCCGACAAGATCATCGAGGATGCCAAGAAGAAAGCACAGGTGATTGTAGAGGAATACGATCGTCTCGTGCGGGAGAAGAACAACTTCCTGCGGAAGATCAAGGTAACGCTGGAATCGGAACTGGCTGTGATCGATGATACCATGTCCCAGCTGCCAGACCCGGAAAAGGAAGAGCGGGAGAAGAAGACCATGGGCACGCAGGCAGAAGCCCTGCAGAAAGCCCTGAACGATCATCAGGCTGTTCCTTATGAAGCGCAGGAACTGACGAAGAAGGAAGATGACGTGAACAAGCAGGAGGGGTAA
- the lspA gene encoding signal peptidase II: protein MAGGLFFVLLALDQLIKLLVMTTMTPGESVPVIKGIFHITYVLNPGAAFGMLPHQSWFFILAGAAMIAAFCFYYPRLKRQCGYFHYGCVALLAGAVGNLIDRIRSGLVVDYFDFRIWPVFNIADIAIVLGVISMIYAILYKEKEMDE from the coding sequence ATGGCTGGAGGATTGTTTTTTGTACTGCTGGCCTTGGATCAGCTGATTAAGTTACTGGTTATGACCACCATGACGCCGGGGGAAAGTGTTCCGGTTATCAAGGGCATCTTTCACATCACCTATGTATTGAATCCGGGGGCGGCTTTTGGCATGCTGCCTCATCAAAGCTGGTTCTTTATCCTGGCTGGCGCAGCAATGATTGCTGCGTTTTGCTTTTATTATCCGCGATTGAAGCGTCAATGCGGATATTTCCATTATGGCTGCGTGGCGCTGCTGGCCGGCGCTGTGGGAAATCTGATTGACCGTATCCGCAGCGGCCTCGTGGTGGACTATTTTGACTTCCGCATCTGGCCGGTGTTCAATATCGCAGACATCGCCATCGTGCTGGGGGTTATCAGCATGATTTATGCCATACTCTACAAGGAAAAGGAAATGGATGAATAA
- a CDS encoding RluA family pseudouridine synthase → MNNMEPVVFTAEEKGQRLDVFVVEKCPELSRSHVQKLIEQAHVLVDGAQRKANFKLRGGEAVQVALPEAEPISVEPEDIPLDILYEDKDIIVVNKARGMVVHPASGVYSGTLVNALLHHCQDLSGINGEIRPGIVHRLDKDTSGVMVCAKNDTAHLDLAEQIRTKAAHRTYWAIVYGNIKEEAGIIKGDIGRHPTDRKKMAIVRENGKPAVTHFKVLERFGEYTLVECKLETGRTHQIRVHMNSIGHPLVNDPKYGPKKSSPFAIQGQALHSLQLTLTHPVTREEMTFTAPLPTDMEKILTGLRNKRAKAAQ, encoded by the coding sequence ATGAATAATATGGAACCTGTTGTATTTACCGCAGAGGAAAAGGGGCAGCGGCTGGACGTGTTCGTGGTGGAAAAATGCCCGGAGCTATCCCGTTCCCATGTGCAGAAACTCATTGAACAGGCTCATGTGCTGGTGGATGGTGCGCAGCGCAAGGCGAATTTCAAGCTGCGGGGTGGCGAGGCTGTGCAGGTGGCTTTGCCGGAAGCGGAACCCATCAGCGTAGAACCTGAGGACATACCCTTGGACATTCTCTATGAGGACAAGGATATCATCGTGGTCAACAAGGCCCGGGGCATGGTAGTGCATCCCGCGTCCGGCGTGTATAGCGGCACCCTGGTCAATGCGCTTTTGCATCACTGTCAGGATTTATCCGGCATCAATGGGGAAATCCGCCCGGGCATCGTGCATCGGCTGGACAAGGATACCAGCGGCGTGATGGTCTGTGCGAAAAATGATACGGCCCATCTGGATCTGGCCGAACAGATTCGCACGAAAGCTGCTCATCGCACTTATTGGGCCATTGTCTATGGCAACATCAAGGAAGAAGCGGGCATCATCAAGGGCGATATCGGCCGTCATCCCACTGACCGTAAGAAGATGGCCATCGTCCGGGAAAACGGCAAACCGGCCGTTACTCATTTCAAGGTGCTGGAGCGTTTCGGGGAGTATACGCTGGTGGAGTGCAAGCTGGAAACGGGGCGTACCCATCAGATCCGCGTCCATATGAATAGCATTGGCCATCCCTTGGTCAATGATCCCAAATACGGGCCGAAAAAATCCTCGCCCTTTGCAATCCAGGGACAGGCACTGCATTCTTTGCAGCTGACCTTGACACATCCTGTCACCAGGGAAGAAATGACATTTACAGCACCTTTGCCAACTGATATGGAGAAGATTCTGACCGGCTTGCGCAACAAACGCGCCAAGGCCGCACAATAA
- the pyrR gene encoding bifunctional pyr operon transcriptional regulator/uracil phosphoribosyltransferase PyrR, with amino-acid sequence MPEFTDKTILMDSEGIRRALTRISHEIVEKNKGVENIVLVGIRTRGVPIAERLAEYIEKIEGKKPPVGVLDITLYRDDLSTLGYQPVVRPTELPVDITGKTIVLVDDVLYTGRTIRAALDAIIDNGRPKTIQLAVLIDRGHRELPIRADFVGKNVPTSSKEVVSVQLDATDATENVMLREIKE; translated from the coding sequence ATGCCAGAGTTTACCGATAAGACCATCCTGATGGATAGCGAAGGAATCCGCCGTGCCCTTACCCGTATCTCCCATGAAATCGTGGAGAAGAACAAGGGCGTGGAAAATATCGTGCTCGTGGGAATCCGCACCAGAGGTGTGCCCATTGCAGAAAGATTAGCAGAATATATCGAAAAGATTGAAGGGAAAAAACCGCCGGTAGGGGTACTGGATATCACCCTCTATCGTGATGATCTGTCCACTTTGGGCTATCAGCCGGTTGTGCGCCCCACGGAACTGCCGGTGGATATCACGGGCAAGACCATTGTCCTGGTGGATGATGTGCTCTATACGGGCCGTACGATCCGGGCTGCACTGGATGCCATCATCGACAATGGCCGTCCCAAGACCATTCAGCTGGCTGTGCTGATTGATCGGGGACATCGGGAACTGCCCATCCGTGCGGACTTCGTGGGTAAGAATGTGCCAACTTCCTCCAAGGAAGTCGTCAGCGTACAATTGGATGCCACAGATGCAACGGAAAATGTCATGCTGCGCGAAATCAAAGAATAA
- the glmM gene encoding phosphoglucosamine mutase has protein sequence MARLFGTDGVRGEANVDLTPELAYRLGRAATIYFGGENGEQPLILIGRDTRLSGEMFEAALTAGICSAGGRAMLAGVIPTPAIAYLARRHKAKAGIVISASHNPFHDNGIKFFGGDGYKLPDAVEDELEAIVHQLENDDNLARPTGEHIGHIEYRTDLLNQYIEFVISTCQERFDGMKVVLDCSNGAAYEVMPKVLRELGAKVKVIHALPNGVNINDNCGSTHMESLQKAVVENNADFGIAHDGDADRCLCVDEKGQIIDGDHILVMCAQDMIKKGTLPHKTVVSTVMANIGFHKAIKEAGGRVEVTQVGDRYVLENMLKSGYKIGGEQSGHIIFTDYSTTGDGPITALQVLSSLKRSGRKASELTALMTTYPQLLVNVRVATKEGWEKNEAISAAIAKGEAELGNEGRILVRPSGTEPLIRVMAEGPDQAQLDRICNEIADVVKKEQG, from the coding sequence ATGGCAAGATTATTTGGTACTGATGGTGTACGCGGTGAGGCTAATGTGGATCTGACACCGGAGCTGGCTTATCGTCTGGGCCGTGCGGCTACGATTTACTTTGGTGGGGAAAATGGCGAGCAGCCGCTGATTCTTATTGGCCGCGACACCCGTCTGTCCGGTGAGATGTTTGAGGCCGCTCTGACTGCCGGTATCTGCTCTGCTGGTGGTCGCGCCATGCTGGCTGGCGTGATCCCGACGCCGGCAATTGCCTACCTGGCCCGCCGTCACAAGGCCAAGGCTGGTATCGTGATTTCCGCTTCCCACAATCCGTTCCATGACAACGGCATCAAATTCTTTGGTGGCGATGGCTACAAGCTGCCGGATGCTGTGGAAGACGAGCTTGAGGCCATTGTGCATCAGCTGGAAAATGACGACAATCTGGCCCGTCCCACGGGGGAACATATCGGTCATATTGAATATCGTACTGACCTCCTGAACCAGTATATCGAGTTTGTCATCAGCACCTGCCAGGAACGCTTTGACGGCATGAAAGTGGTGCTGGACTGCTCCAATGGTGCTGCCTACGAGGTTATGCCCAAGGTCCTGCGCGAACTCGGCGCCAAGGTCAAGGTCATCCATGCCCTGCCCAATGGTGTCAACATCAACGACAACTGCGGTTCCACCCATATGGAATCCCTGCAGAAAGCTGTGGTGGAAAACAATGCCGACTTCGGTATCGCTCATGATGGTGACGCTGACCGCTGCCTCTGCGTGGACGAAAAGGGCCAGATCATCGATGGCGACCATATCCTCGTGATGTGCGCTCAGGATATGATCAAGAAGGGCACCCTGCCCCACAAGACTGTCGTATCCACGGTTATGGCCAATATCGGTTTCCATAAGGCCATTAAGGAAGCGGGCGGCCGCGTGGAAGTAACGCAGGTGGGCGACCGTTATGTACTGGAAAACATGCTCAAGAGCGGCTATAAGATCGGCGGCGAGCAGTCCGGTCATATCATCTTCACGGATTACAGCACAACCGGGGACGGCCCCATCACGGCCCTGCAGGTTCTGTCCTCTCTGAAGCGCAGCGGCCGCAAGGCTTCCGAACTCACGGCGCTTATGACCACCTATCCGCAGCTGCTGGTCAACGTCCGCGTAGCCACCAAGGAAGGCTGGGAAAAGAATGAAGCCATCTCTGCCGCCATCGCCAAGGGCGAAGCTGAGCTGGGCAACGAAGGCCGTATCCTCGTGCGTCCCTCCGGCACGGAACCCTTGATCCGCGTCATGGCTGAAGGCCCGGATCAGGCCCAGCTGGACCGTATCTGCAACGAAATTGCCGATGTCGTGAAAAAAGAGCAGGGCTGA
- a CDS encoding sirohydrochlorin cobaltochelatase, protein MKKAILFTSFGVASEQARHSCIDAAAQRLQAAFPDVTVRQAYTSVFIRKKLAAQGIHVDSLPEALERLQADGFTQVIIQPGYLTAGEEYEKKVLQVAAKYQQVFERLLISRPIMEKNEDSADVLSVLEEIFSLAPGEELVLVGHGSPHQHNPAYENLQKLADKEGVPLHIGVIEPTDTPDFAEVLTRLQKKGVEKILLAPLLLSGGSHVNEDIAGPAEDSWLNRLRAAGLTVRTRLQGLGEFTAFQQLYVKRLQEWDF, encoded by the coding sequence ATGAAGAAAGCGATTTTATTTACAAGTTTTGGTGTGGCAAGTGAACAGGCCCGCCATAGCTGCATCGATGCAGCCGCCCAGCGGCTGCAGGCGGCCTTTCCGGACGTAACAGTCCGGCAGGCCTATACATCGGTGTTCATCAGGAAAAAGCTGGCGGCACAGGGCATCCATGTGGATTCCCTGCCGGAAGCTCTGGAACGCTTGCAGGCGGATGGCTTCACGCAGGTAATCATCCAGCCGGGTTATTTGACGGCCGGGGAGGAATATGAGAAGAAGGTTCTGCAAGTCGCGGCAAAATACCAGCAGGTCTTTGAGCGGCTGCTGATTTCCCGCCCGATTATGGAGAAAAATGAGGATAGCGCAGATGTGCTCTCGGTGCTGGAAGAGATTTTTTCGTTGGCTCCGGGAGAGGAACTGGTGCTGGTGGGGCATGGTTCGCCCCATCAGCATAATCCTGCTTATGAAAATCTGCAGAAATTGGCAGATAAGGAGGGAGTTCCACTGCATATCGGCGTGATCGAGCCCACGGATACCCCTGATTTTGCCGAGGTGCTGACCAGATTGCAGAAGAAGGGCGTGGAAAAAATTCTGCTGGCACCTCTGCTGCTTTCCGGTGGCAGCCATGTAAATGAGGATATTGCAGGGCCTGCCGAAGATTCCTGGCTCAATCGCCTGCGGGCTGCCGGTCTGACCGTGCGTACCAGGCTGCAGGGGCTGGGGGAATTTACAGCTTTTCAGCAGCTTTATGTCAAGCGGCTGCAGGAATGGGATTTTTGA
- a CDS encoding OadG family protein: MSQPVTTNPLIIMLINMTVVFLVLIALGVVINLIHMIDPTKPKTAPKEEVVEEAPAVEAPAAEPVTAPVEEGISPEVVAVIAAAVASMGYGAGSVRAIRPLERNNWKNSGRIQGRG, from the coding sequence ATGTCACAACCTGTAACAACCAATCCGTTGATCATCATGCTGATCAACATGACAGTGGTGTTCCTGGTGCTGATAGCTCTGGGCGTGGTCATCAATCTGATCCATATGATTGATCCCACCAAGCCGAAGACGGCACCAAAGGAGGAAGTGGTGGAAGAAGCACCGGCGGTGGAAGCTCCTGCAGCTGAACCCGTGACTGCACCTGTGGAAGAGGGGATTTCTCCAGAGGTAGTAGCCGTGATTGCGGCCGCTGTAGCCAGCATGGGCTATGGGGCAGGCAGTGTCCGGGCCATTCGTCCTCTGGAGCGTAACAACTGGAAAAATTCCGGCCGCATACAGGGCCGGGGCTAA